From bacterium, the proteins below share one genomic window:
- the thrS gene encoding threonine--tRNA ligase: MDYKKYWHTTSHIMAQAVKRLFPEVKLGTGPAIDKGFYYDFYRDKPFTPEDLEKIEEEMRKIIKENFEIERFEKNKKEAEEILKNEPFKLEILKDINNEIVSFYKQGEFIDLCEGPHLNFTGEVKFFKLLSVSSTYWRGDENRESMQRIYGISFETKEELDEFLKFIEEAKERDHRILGKKLDLFSIHPEYGPGLIFWHPKGAIIRKIIEDFWKEVHLKNGYELVYTPHIADISLWEKSGHLSFYSEYMFPRMEIENGRMYQLKPMNCPFHIQIYMSKIRSYRDLPIRWAELGTVYRYEKPGVLHGLLRVRGFTQDDAHIFCTPEQLEDEVCKIIELVYFFLSSFGFKDYRVFLSTRPEKFVGTVENWERATKALENALKTKNINYEIDPGEGVFYGPKIDIKIKDCLGREWQCSTIQIDFNIPEKFEIKYIDKDGNFETPIMIHRAILGSLERFFGILIEHYKGNFPLWLAPEQIRILPIADRHNEFCLNLKKKLEEDFRTGVDLRNEKINKKIKEAEDEKIPFMIIIGDKEIKENKLSVRKHGSGMLGYFTLEEVVEIIKKDIQLRKRLF; encoded by the coding sequence ATGGATTATAAAAAATACTGGCATACAACTTCTCATATAATGGCTCAGGCTGTTAAACGGTTATTTCCCGAAGTAAAATTAGGTACCGGTCCTGCCATTGATAAAGGTTTTTATTATGATTTTTACAGGGATAAACCATTTACTCCGGAAGATTTAGAAAAAATTGAAGAAGAGATGAGAAAGATAATTAAAGAGAATTTTGAAATAGAAAGATTTGAAAAGAACAAAAAAGAAGCAGAAGAAATTTTAAAAAATGAGCCATTTAAACTTGAAATTCTTAAGGATATTAATAATGAGATTGTTTCTTTTTACAAGCAGGGAGAGTTTATAGATTTATGTGAAGGGCCTCATTTAAATTTTACAGGAGAGGTTAAATTTTTTAAACTGCTTTCAGTTTCGTCAACCTATTGGAGAGGAGACGAAAATAGAGAGAGTATGCAGAGAATATATGGGATATCTTTTGAAACTAAAGAAGAACTTGATGAATTCCTGAAATTTATAGAAGAGGCAAAGGAAAGAGACCATAGGATTCTCGGGAAAAAACTCGACCTTTTCAGTATTCATCCAGAATATGGACCCGGTCTTATCTTTTGGCATCCAAAAGGAGCAATTATAAGAAAAATTATTGAAGATTTCTGGAAAGAGGTTCATTTAAAAAATGGTTATGAACTTGTTTATACTCCACATATAGCGGATATTTCTTTATGGGAGAAATCAGGACATCTTTCTTTTTATAGTGAATATATGTTTCCAAGAATGGAAATTGAAAATGGTAGAATGTATCAATTGAAACCAATGAATTGTCCTTTTCATATACAGATTTATATGAGTAAAATCAGAAGTTACAGGGACCTGCCTATTAGATGGGCTGAACTTGGAACTGTTTACAGATATGAAAAACCCGGTGTTTTACACGGATTATTGAGGGTTAGAGGTTTTACTCAAGACGATGCTCATATTTTTTGTACACCTGAACAACTTGAAGATGAGGTTTGTAAAATAATAGAACTTGTATATTTTTTTCTAAGCAGTTTTGGATTTAAGGATTACAGAGTTTTTTTGTCTACAAGGCCTGAAAAATTTGTGGGAACAGTTGAAAACTGGGAGAGAGCAACAAAAGCACTTGAAAACGCTTTAAAAACAAAGAATATAAATTATGAAATAGACCCTGGAGAAGGTGTATTTTATGGTCCAAAAATTGATATAAAAATAAAAGATTGTCTTGGAAGAGAATGGCAGTGTTCAACAATCCAAATTGATTTTAATATCCCTGAAAAATTTGAAATTAAATATATTGATAAGGATGGAAATTTTGAAACACCCATAATGATACACAGGGCAATTCTTGGTTCTCTGGAAAGATTTTTTGGAATTTTAATTGAACATTATAAAGGTAATTTTCCTTTATGGCTTGCCCCTGAACAGATAAGAATTTTACCGATTGCGGACAGGCATAACGAATTCTGTCTTAATTTGAAGAAAAAATTAGAAGAAGATTTTAGAACAGGAGTTGATTTGAGAAATGAAAAAATAAATAAGAAGATTAAAGAAGCAGAAGACGAGAAAATCCCTTTTATGATAATTATTGGTGATAAAGAAATTAAAGAAAATAAACTTTCAGTGAGAAAGCATGGTAGTGGTATGCTTGGATATTTTACTCTGGAGGAAGTTGTAGAAATTATAAAAAAAGATATTCAATTACGAAAAAGGTTATTTTGA